The sequence below is a genomic window from Luteimonas sp. MC1825.
GCACCAGAAGCGGCTCCAGCATCTCCGGCTCCAGGCTGGCCACGTCGGTGGCCTCCCAGTCGGTGATCAGCTGCCGCGGCGTGATGATGAAGCTCGCCACCAGGCGCAGGTCGTTGACCAGCGCCGAGCGCCCGTCCGCACCGCGCAGGACGAAGTCGAAATCCGGGAGCTCGTGGGCGATCTGCATGGCGGCCGTGGTGCCGGTGGCTCAGCCGCGCGGCAGCACGATCTGGCGCTTGTCGCGGCTGGGGCGGTACAGCACGGCCACGTGGCCGATGCGCTGCACCAGGGCGGCACCACTCTGCCTGGCAAGGTCGGCGATCAGCGCGTCGCGCGACTCGCGGTCGGTGGCGGCCACCTTCACCTTGATCAGCTCATGGTGCTCGAGGGCACCATCGAGTTCGGCCACGACGGCAGGGGTCAGGCCCTTGCCACCGATCTGGAGCATGGCCTTCAGGTCGTGGGCCTGGCCGCGCAGGAAACGGGTCTGGGCGGAGGTCAGGTCGACGTTCATGTGAGAGGCATGGAGTTCGGGAGGCGCAGGGTATCATGGCGGCCCGCTGCAGCCCGGCAGCCGCAAATCCCTTCGCGATGGCCACCCGCAGCAAGAGCAGCCAACGCTGGCTCAAGGAGCACTTCTCCGATCCCTACGTCAAGAAGGCGCAGGCGGAAGGGATGCGCTCGCGCGCCGCCTACAAGCTCGAGGAGCTGGTCGACCGCGACCGCCTGCTGAAGCCCGGCATGACCGTGGTCGACCTCGGCGCCGCCCCCGGTGGCTGGTCGCAGTGGGTCCGCCAGGCGCTCGGCGACAGCGGCCGGGTGGTCGCGCTCGACATCCTGGAGATGCCGCCGCTGGCCGGCGTGGACTTCCTTCATGGCGATTTCAGGGACGATGTGGTGCTCTCGCAGCTTGAATCCATGCTGGGCGGCGAGCCGGTCGACCTTGTGTTGTCCGACATGGCCCCCAACAAGAGTGGTATGGACGCCGTTGACCAGCCGCGGGTGATGCACCTGGCGGAACTGGCCATGGAATTTGCCGACCAGCACCTGCGCCCCGGGGGTGCGTTGC
It includes:
- a CDS encoding Mth938-like domain-containing protein — protein: MQIAHELPDFDFVLRGADGRSALVNDLRLVASFIITPRQLITDWEATDVASLEPEMLEPLLVLDPEVVVLGTGEIQGFPPPRTLAACLRRGVGLEAMTNAAAARTYSVLASEGRRVVAAFIINA
- the yhbY gene encoding ribosome assembly RNA-binding protein YhbY; translation: MNVDLTSAQTRFLRGQAHDLKAMLQIGGKGLTPAVVAELDGALEHHELIKVKVAATDRESRDALIADLARQSGAALVQRIGHVAVLYRPSRDKRQIVLPRG
- the rlmE gene encoding 23S rRNA (uridine(2552)-2'-O)-methyltransferase RlmE — protein: MATRSKSSQRWLKEHFSDPYVKKAQAEGMRSRAAYKLEELVDRDRLLKPGMTVVDLGAAPGGWSQWVRQALGDSGRVVALDILEMPPLAGVDFLHGDFRDDVVLSQLESMLGGEPVDLVLSDMAPNKSGMDAVDQPRVMHLAELAMEFADQHLRPGGALLIKLFHGVGFDDYVRELRRRYTRVAIRKPAASRKRSPEVYALAQGKLVHIK